In Desulfarculaceae bacterium, the following are encoded in one genomic region:
- a CDS encoding universal stress protein — MFKRVLVVMENEQVSDQALYYARELAQRMDAEVSFLMLVEMAALDHTWLGSSRGAISELDDRVGRQMAELSKDFLRAGIATSAALRVGDPKQELFKFLAERPPFQVLIWGSHEELPGTPRGHWMAKAAASLECPLWTVSSRRSS, encoded by the coding sequence ATGTTCAAAAGGGTCTTGGTGGTCATGGAGAACGAGCAGGTCAGCGACCAGGCGTTGTACTACGCCCGGGAGCTGGCCCAACGCATGGACGCCGAGGTTTCCTTTCTCATGCTGGTGGAAATGGCCGCCCTGGACCATACCTGGCTGGGCAGCAGCCGGGGAGCCATCTCCGAGCTGGACGACCGGGTGGGCCGCCAGATGGCCGAGCTGAGCAAGGACTTTTTGCGCGCGGGCATCGCCACCAGCGCGGCGCTCCGGGTGGGGGACCCCAAGCAGGAGCTGTTCAAGTTCCTGGCCGAGCGTCCGCCCTTCCAGGTGCTCATCTGGGGTAGCCACGAGGAACTGCCCGGCACGCCCCGGGGCCACTGGATGGCCAAGGCGGCGGCCTCGCTGGAATGCCCCCTATGGACGGTAAGCAGCCGGCGGTCCTCCTAG
- a CDS encoding sigma-54 dependent transcriptional regulator, with the protein MPGRVMVVDDEGTALKNLRRILEKEGHQVSTYSNPVRALELIKREPFDVLLSDLRMPHLDGLELLDQAKLAAPGLEVIIITGYASLDGAVEATKKGAYHFLAKPFTPEQVRAVVAEALALKQSRDAAIALEEQEEESGGPLIIGQSPQMRRVAEVIAQIAPTDCNVLIMGESGTGKELAARAIHAQSQVAEGPFVAFNCAALNAELAENELFGHEKGAYTGAGEAKAGLLEAAQGGTIFLDEIGEMPQAMQVKLLRALQEREVLRVGATRPIGLRVRVVAATARDLKAEVGLGAFRQDLYYRLNVVSLVLPRLAERGKDIELLAYYFLGLFNKRMKKKIRGIGPKAMELLSSYAYPGNVRELANIMERAVALCAQELITERDLPPDLAAVELASFSRPGGEEPTLEELERRYIEHILEITGGVRTRAAAILGIDRVSLWRKMKKFGLE; encoded by the coding sequence ATGCCCGGCCGCGTCATGGTGGTGGACGACGAGGGCACCGCCCTGAAGAACCTCCGCCGCATCCTAGAAAAGGAAGGCCACCAGGTCTCCACCTACAGCAACCCGGTAAGGGCCCTGGAGCTGATCAAGCGCGAGCCCTTCGACGTGCTGCTAAGCGACCTGCGCATGCCCCACCTGGACGGCCTGGAGCTGTTGGACCAGGCCAAGCTGGCCGCGCCCGGCCTGGAGGTGATCATCATCACCGGCTACGCCAGCCTGGACGGCGCGGTGGAGGCCACCAAGAAGGGGGCCTATCATTTCCTGGCCAAGCCCTTCACCCCGGAGCAGGTGCGCGCGGTGGTTGCCGAAGCCCTGGCCCTGAAGCAGAGCCGGGACGCGGCCATTGCCCTGGAAGAGCAAGAGGAAGAAAGCGGCGGCCCCCTGATCATCGGCCAAAGCCCCCAGATGCGCCGGGTGGCCGAGGTGATCGCCCAGATCGCGCCCACGGACTGCAACGTGCTGATCATGGGCGAGTCGGGCACCGGCAAGGAGCTGGCCGCCCGGGCCATCCACGCCCAGAGCCAGGTGGCCGAGGGCCCCTTCGTGGCCTTCAACTGCGCGGCGCTCAACGCCGAGTTGGCCGAGAACGAGCTGTTCGGCCACGAGAAGGGGGCCTACACCGGGGCGGGCGAGGCCAAGGCCGGCCTGTTGGAGGCGGCCCAGGGGGGCACCATCTTCCTGGACGAGATCGGCGAGATGCCCCAGGCCATGCAGGTGAAGCTGCTCCGGGCCTTGCAGGAGCGCGAGGTGCTCCGGGTGGGAGCCACCCGGCCCATCGGCCTGCGCGTTCGGGTGGTGGCGGCCACGGCCCGGGACTTGAAGGCCGAGGTGGGCCTGGGGGCGTTTAGGCAAGACCTCTACTACCGCCTCAACGTGGTGAGCCTGGTGCTGCCCCGCTTGGCCGAGCGCGGCAAGGACATCGAGCTCTTGGCCTACTACTTCCTGGGCCTGTTCAACAAGCGCATGAAAAAGAAGATCCGGGGCATCGGCCCCAAGGCCATGGAGCTTCTCAGTTCCTACGCCTATCCGGGCAACGTGCGCGAGCTGGCCAATATCATGGAGCGGGCCGTGGCCCTGTGCGCCCAGGAGCTCATCACCGAGCGCGACCTGCCGCCCGACCTGGCCGCGGTGGAGCTGGCCAGCTTCTCCCGCCCCGGCGGCGAGGAGCCCACCCTGGAAGAGCTGGAGCGCCGCTACATCGAGCATATCCTGGAGATAACCGGGGGGGTGCGCACCCGGGCGGCGGCCATTTTGGGCATCGACCGGGTGAGCCTGTGGCGCAAGATGAAGAAGTTCGGCCTGGAATAG
- a CDS encoding PAS domain-containing protein, with amino-acid sequence MAKDQEKKSASPKNQEKPAEAGLESQGKEAEDRGGEGLVVVGIGASAGGLEALRQLLPGLPADQPVAYVIVQHLDPKHRSMLVNLLASHTHMEVLAVEDGETLKRGKVYITPPGHDLVMRGNKLVMRELSNGVGPRPSVDMFLTSLAEQRGEKAVGIILSGTGSDGAHGMRAVKGGGGITIVQTPDTAKYDGMPRAAMDTGNVDLVLPAEKIGPELASIFSSPLLTPEKQPELREPDAMGQLLTMIRVRTGCDFSEYKEKTIHRRVGRRVVLHKLANLREYIDFAEKHPEDLDALAKDILISVTSFFRDREAFQALEKILDKILAKKKKGDPVRFWVPACASGEEAYSIAMLLALRLGNDFEHGNVQIFGTDMDGDAIAQARRGLYPEASLVDVDPKLVDRFFRRRDNLLQINKSIRERIVFARQDLTKDPPFSRLDLISCRNLLIYLNNDLQRRIIPLFHYALNPDGYLFLGKSESIGHFGDLFETVSKKWRIFRRKGSMRTPMLMLRSTQRAGEQPAQLLKPTKPEVPLRQIAYRALAETMGTPAVIIDERWEVVHVLGDVKPFLHLADGDAGLNVIDLASDQVRVSLRAAVHKAMREQVKVTSARVPWHMPGNGNDLLDLTVSPIRQEDVPSGLFLVAFERREQPGVGEIGEGGIGDARDQRIVDLEQELAANREHLQTTTEELETSNEELQSLNEELQSANEELQSTNEELETSNEELQATNEELTTVNEELQVKSAELGSANNDLENILTHMGLPLIVVDRELRIRRFTPPTSSLFNLMAGNRGQVLTTVGSQLELPDLAANLKKVIDEGDPLDMVVKGGMRYFEMKAFPYVEEDGGIHGAIITFYDQTESNRREQEFRALAENSPDIVVRFDKQLRHIYVNQGVVKYTGRTREEFHLKTNRELGMPKELCDIWDEALRNVFARGEEALSRFKFTTPDGERYFQSRMVPEFTPDGNVATVLAVSRDVTGLVLAEEEAKQNARQLEEILESINDGFMVLDQGLSVRYFNSMAGAILDRKGRDVLDVPLLEAFPEFKGSVLVEKFEQALAEGRALEFETFFDREPYVNWYMVRIYPYQEGISVFFQVITEAKEIEQERKIMEDRLRQAQKMEAIGTLAGGVAHDFNNILAAIKGYGELALRDNQAGKPNIKDLETVLEATNRAADLVNSILTFSRKKEPRYLSLDLNQQVRQAVGILERTIPRMIDIELNLAEDLPSLYGDPSQLQQIVLNLGSNARDAMPQGGKLTIETSQVSLGEDYCQDHPEAMVGDFLLLKVSDNGIGMNPEVLSQIYDPFFTTKEVGSGTGLGLSTVYGIARAHGGYVHCETAPGQGASFGVYLPLDQDGEQPSRESGAADGQQVMGGDETILVVDDEPQLRHLAERMLGEAGYRVLKASTGEEAVEMAAQPGQEPDLVLLDINMPGMGGMTSIEKLRAIHPDTKIVMISGHAQEKVFRSCLAQGATDYIDKPFTRVMLLAKVRQTLDS; translated from the coding sequence ATGGCCAAGGACCAAGAGAAAAAATCAGCCTCTCCCAAAAACCAAGAAAAACCGGCTGAAGCCGGGCTGGAAAGCCAAGGCAAAGAGGCCGAGGATCGCGGCGGCGAGGGCCTGGTGGTGGTGGGCATCGGAGCCTCGGCCGGAGGCCTGGAGGCTCTGCGTCAGCTCCTGCCCGGGCTCCCGGCCGATCAGCCGGTGGCCTATGTCATCGTGCAGCACCTGGACCCCAAGCACCGCAGCATGCTGGTGAACCTCCTGGCCTCTCACACCCACATGGAGGTGCTGGCCGTGGAGGACGGCGAGACCCTGAAGCGGGGCAAGGTGTACATCACCCCCCCGGGCCACGACCTGGTGATGCGAGGCAACAAGCTGGTGATGCGCGAGCTCTCCAACGGGGTGGGCCCCCGGCCCTCGGTGGACATGTTCCTGACTTCCCTGGCCGAGCAGCGCGGCGAGAAGGCGGTGGGCATCATCCTCAGCGGCACCGGCTCGGACGGGGCCCACGGCATGCGGGCCGTCAAGGGCGGCGGCGGCATAACCATCGTGCAGACCCCGGACACCGCCAAGTACGACGGCATGCCCCGGGCGGCCATGGACACCGGCAACGTGGACCTGGTGTTGCCCGCCGAAAAGATCGGCCCGGAGCTGGCCTCCATCTTCAGCTCGCCCCTGCTCACCCCGGAAAAGCAGCCCGAGCTGCGCGAGCCCGACGCCATGGGCCAGCTCCTGACCATGATCCGGGTGCGCACCGGCTGCGACTTTAGCGAGTACAAGGAAAAGACCATCCACCGCCGGGTGGGCCGCAGGGTGGTGTTGCACAAGCTGGCCAACCTGCGCGAGTACATCGATTTCGCCGAGAAGCACCCCGAGGACCTGGACGCCCTGGCCAAGGACATCCTTATTTCGGTGACCAGCTTCTTCCGGGACCGGGAGGCCTTCCAGGCCCTGGAAAAGATCCTGGACAAGATCCTGGCCAAGAAGAAAAAAGGCGACCCGGTGCGCTTCTGGGTGCCGGCCTGCGCCAGCGGCGAGGAGGCCTACTCCATCGCCATGCTCCTGGCCCTGCGCCTGGGCAATGACTTCGAGCACGGCAACGTGCAGATCTTCGGCACGGACATGGACGGCGACGCCATCGCCCAGGCCAGGCGGGGCCTCTACCCCGAGGCCAGCCTGGTGGACGTGGACCCCAAGCTGGTGGACCGCTTCTTCCGGCGGCGGGACAACCTGCTGCAGATCAACAAGTCCATCCGCGAGCGCATCGTCTTCGCCCGCCAGGACCTGACCAAGGACCCGCCCTTCTCGCGCCTGGATCTGATCTCCTGCCGCAATCTGCTCATCTACCTCAACAACGACCTGCAACGGCGGATCATCCCCCTGTTCCACTACGCCCTCAACCCGGATGGCTATCTGTTCCTGGGCAAGTCCGAGTCCATCGGCCACTTCGGCGACCTGTTCGAGACGGTTTCCAAGAAGTGGCGCATTTTCCGGCGCAAGGGCTCCATGCGCACCCCCATGCTCATGCTGCGCAGCACCCAGCGGGCGGGCGAGCAGCCCGCCCAACTGCTCAAGCCCACCAAGCCCGAGGTGCCCCTGCGCCAGATCGCCTACCGCGCGCTGGCCGAAACCATGGGCACTCCAGCGGTGATCATCGACGAGCGCTGGGAGGTGGTGCACGTGTTGGGCGACGTGAAGCCCTTTTTGCACCTGGCCGACGGCGATGCGGGGCTCAACGTCATCGACCTGGCCAGCGACCAGGTGCGGGTGAGCCTGCGGGCCGCCGTGCACAAGGCCATGCGCGAACAGGTCAAGGTCACCTCGGCCCGCGTCCCCTGGCATATGCCGGGCAACGGCAACGACCTTTTGGACCTGACCGTGAGCCCCATACGCCAGGAGGATGTGCCCTCCGGGCTCTTCCTGGTGGCCTTTGAGCGGCGGGAGCAGCCGGGCGTGGGCGAAATCGGCGAGGGCGGCATCGGCGACGCCCGGGACCAGCGCATCGTGGACCTGGAGCAGGAGCTGGCCGCCAACCGGGAGCACTTGCAGACCACCACCGAAGAGCTGGAGACCTCCAACGAGGAGCTGCAATCGCTCAACGAGGAGTTGCAATCGGCCAACGAGGAATTGCAGTCCACCAACGAGGAGCTGGAGACTTCCAACGAGGAGTTGCAGGCCACCAACGAAGAGCTGACCACGGTCAACGAGGAGTTGCAGGTGAAGTCGGCCGAGCTGGGTTCGGCCAATAACGACCTGGAAAACATCCTGACCCACATGGGCCTGCCCCTGATCGTGGTGGACCGCGAGCTGCGCATAAGGCGCTTCACCCCGCCCACCTCCTCCCTGTTCAACCTCATGGCCGGCAACCGGGGCCAGGTGCTCACCACCGTGGGCAGCCAACTGGAGCTGCCCGACCTGGCGGCCAACCTGAAAAAGGTCATCGACGAGGGCGATCCCCTCGATATGGTGGTGAAGGGGGGCATGCGCTACTTCGAGATGAAGGCCTTCCCCTACGTGGAGGAGGACGGCGGCATCCATGGCGCTATCATTACTTTCTACGACCAGACCGAGAGCAACCGCCGGGAGCAGGAGTTCCGCGCCCTGGCCGAAAATTCCCCGGACATCGTGGTGCGCTTCGACAAACAGCTCAGGCACATCTATGTGAACCAGGGGGTGGTCAAGTACACCGGCCGCACGCGGGAGGAGTTTCACCTCAAGACCAACCGCGAGTTGGGCATGCCCAAGGAGCTTTGCGACATCTGGGACGAGGCCCTGCGCAATGTCTTCGCCCGGGGCGAGGAGGCCCTCAGCCGTTTCAAGTTCACCACTCCGGACGGCGAGCGCTACTTCCAGAGCCGCATGGTGCCCGAGTTTACCCCGGACGGCAACGTGGCCACGGTGTTGGCCGTGAGCCGCGACGTGACCGGGCTGGTGCTGGCCGAGGAGGAGGCCAAGCAGAACGCCCGGCAATTGGAAGAGATTCTGGAGAGCATCAACGACGGCTTCATGGTCCTGGACCAGGGGCTGTCGGTCCGCTACTTCAACTCCATGGCCGGGGCCATATTGGACCGCAAGGGCCGGGACGTGCTGGACGTCCCTCTGTTGGAAGCCTTCCCCGAGTTCAAGGGGTCGGTGTTAGTGGAGAAGTTCGAACAGGCCCTGGCCGAGGGCCGCGCCTTGGAGTTCGAGACCTTCTTCGACCGGGAGCCCTACGTCAATTGGTACATGGTGCGGATCTATCCCTACCAGGAAGGCATCTCGGTGTTTTTCCAGGTGATCACCGAGGCCAAGGAGATCGAGCAGGAACGCAAGATCATGGAGGACCGCCTGCGCCAGGCCCAGAAGATGGAGGCCATCGGCACTCTGGCCGGCGGGGTGGCCCATGACTTCAACAACATCCTGGCCGCCATCAAGGGTTACGGCGAGCTGGCCTTGCGGGACAACCAGGCGGGCAAGCCCAACATCAAGGATCTGGAGACCGTTTTGGAGGCCACTAACCGGGCCGCCGACCTGGTCAACAGCATCCTCACCTTCAGCCGCAAAAAGGAGCCCCGCTACCTGTCCCTGGACCTGAACCAGCAGGTGCGCCAGGCGGTGGGCATCCTGGAGCGGACCATACCCCGCATGATCGACATCGAGCTGAACCTGGCCGAGGACCTGCCTTCCCTTTACGGCGATCCCTCCCAGCTCCAGCAGATCGTGCTCAACCTGGGGTCCAATGCCCGGGACGCCATGCCCCAGGGCGGCAAGCTGACCATCGAGACCTCCCAGGTTAGCCTGGGCGAGGACTATTGCCAGGACCACCCCGAGGCCATGGTGGGTGATTTTCTGCTGCTCAAGGTTAGCGACAACGGCATCGGCATGAACCCCGAGGTGTTGAGCCAGATCTACGACCCCTTCTTCACCACCAAGGAGGTGGGCAGCGGCACCGGCCTGGGCCTTTCCACGGTCTACGGCATCGCCAGGGCTCACGGTGGCTACGTGCACTGCGAGACCGCGCCCGGCCAGGGCGCCTCCTTCGGGGTGTACCTCCCCCTGGACCAGGACGGCGAGCAGCCATCCCGCGAGAGCGGGGCGGCGGACGGACAGCAGGTCATGGGAGGGGACGAGACTATCCTGGTGGTGGACGACGAACCCCAGCTCCGCCACCTGGCCGAGCGCATGCTGGGAGAGGCGGGCTACCGGGTGCTGAAGGCCTCCACCGGCGAGGAGGCGGTGGAAATGGCGGCCCAGCCTGGCCAGGAGCCGGACCTGGTGCTCTTGGACATCAACATGCCGGGCATGGGCGGCATGACCAGCATCGAGAAGCTCAGGGCCATCCACCCCGACACCAAGATCGTGATGATCAGCGGCCATGCCCAGGAAAAGGTGTTTCGCAGTTGCCTGGCCCAAGGGGCCACGGACTATATCGACAAGCCTTTCACTCGGGTGATGCTCCTGGCCAAGGTGCGCCAGACTCTGGACAGCTAA